One Narcine bancroftii isolate sNarBan1 chromosome 3, sNarBan1.hap1, whole genome shotgun sequence DNA window includes the following coding sequences:
- the ociad2 gene encoding OCIA domain-containing protein 2 isoform X2 — translation MSSPTAPRQNQQKPPCKGDGYTWHFGDQNTARIIMECKRESFWFRGVLSPSKRFGSVPKVALAGILGFVIGKISYMGACRKKFESAGFEHFGKKLPPGYMRFLFGQPYYESEHCKGKDGPHQHTDDSNKSEQPTPATGDSSSKNA, via the exons ATGTCCAGCCCAACTGCCCCGCGGCAAAATCAGCAGAAGCCACCGTGCAAAGGG GATGGGTACACCTGGCATTTTGGTGATCAGAACACTGCAAGGATCATCATGGAGTGTAAAAGAGAGAGTTTCTGGTTCAGAG GAGTTCTTTCTCCTTCTAAACGGTTTGGTTCGGTTCCTAAAGTTGCAT TGGCTGGAATACTTGGATTTGTGATTGGAAAAATTTCGTACATGGGAGCTTGTCGTAAAAAGTTTGAAAGTGCAGGATTTGAGCATTTTGGTAAAAAACTGCCACCAGGATACATGAGGTTCCTGTTTGG TCAACCTTATTATGAGAGTGAGCATTGTAAAGGGAAGGATGGACCTCATCAACACACAGATGATTCAAATAAATCTGAGCAGCCCACTCCAGCAACTGGTGACTCCAG ttCAAAGAATGCCTGA
- the ociad2 gene encoding OCIA domain-containing protein 2 isoform X1, translating to MSSPTAPRQNQQKPPCKGDGYTWHFGDQNTARIIMECKRESFWFRALPLSLGSMLVTQGLMYKGVLSPSKRFGSVPKVALAGILGFVIGKISYMGACRKKFESAGFEHFGKKLPPGYMRFLFGQPYYESEHCKGKDGPHQHTDDSNKSEQPTPATGDSSSKNA from the exons ATGTCCAGCCCAACTGCCCCGCGGCAAAATCAGCAGAAGCCACCGTGCAAAGGG GATGGGTACACCTGGCATTTTGGTGATCAGAACACTGCAAGGATCATCATGGAGTGTAAAAGAGAGAGTTTCTGGTTCAGAG CTCTGCCATTATCTCTCGGAAGTATGCTTGTTACCCAAGGTTTGATGTACAAAG GAGTTCTTTCTCCTTCTAAACGGTTTGGTTCGGTTCCTAAAGTTGCAT TGGCTGGAATACTTGGATTTGTGATTGGAAAAATTTCGTACATGGGAGCTTGTCGTAAAAAGTTTGAAAGTGCAGGATTTGAGCATTTTGGTAAAAAACTGCCACCAGGATACATGAGGTTCCTGTTTGG TCAACCTTATTATGAGAGTGAGCATTGTAAAGGGAAGGATGGACCTCATCAACACACAGATGATTCAAATAAATCTGAGCAGCCCACTCCAGCAACTGGTGACTCCAG ttCAAAGAATGCCTGA
- the ociad2 gene encoding OCIA domain-containing protein 2 isoform X3 produces the protein MECKRESFWFRALPLSLGSMLVTQGLMYKGVLSPSKRFGSVPKVALAGILGFVIGKISYMGACRKKFESAGFEHFGKKLPPGYMRFLFGQPYYESEHCKGKDGPHQHTDDSNKSEQPTPATGDSSSKNA, from the exons ATGGAGTGTAAAAGAGAGAGTTTCTGGTTCAGAG CTCTGCCATTATCTCTCGGAAGTATGCTTGTTACCCAAGGTTTGATGTACAAAG GAGTTCTTTCTCCTTCTAAACGGTTTGGTTCGGTTCCTAAAGTTGCAT TGGCTGGAATACTTGGATTTGTGATTGGAAAAATTTCGTACATGGGAGCTTGTCGTAAAAAGTTTGAAAGTGCAGGATTTGAGCATTTTGGTAAAAAACTGCCACCAGGATACATGAGGTTCCTGTTTGG TCAACCTTATTATGAGAGTGAGCATTGTAAAGGGAAGGATGGACCTCATCAACACACAGATGATTCAAATAAATCTGAGCAGCCCACTCCAGCAACTGGTGACTCCAG ttCAAAGAATGCCTGA